The sequence below is a genomic window from Chelatococcus sp. YT9.
GAGGCGGACGAAAGATCGCCCGGGGGTATTGCCTGCATGGCCCTGGTCGACGATGGTGTTCCGGCGCCCATGGTCTTGGCGAGCGATGTGCTAGCCGGCTTCCTTGCCACCCATCCCAGATTGTCGCTGCTTTACGCTGCCAGTAATCGCGCAGATGCTGATGTCCGCGTGCTGCGGTGCCTCCCCGATGGGACGCTGGAGGCGAAGGGCGTCGCACCAATCGGTACCAACGGGATCAACTATCTGGAACTGGACGCCGATCACGCGCTGATTGTTATGGCAAGCATGCGCGACGGCTGCGTCATGACCTGCCGCGTCGCTCCCAACGGCCTGTTGCAAGGGCCTGTCCGTCGATTCGGTCAGCATGCCGGCACCCGATTCCATCAAGCACGCTTCACGCCGGATCAGCGCCATGTTGTGGCGACCGATATCGGCCGCGATCGGGTCACCCTCTTCGCCTGTGGTGCGGACGGCGAACTCGTCGAGCGCGGCGGCGTCGATCTGCCCGGCATGGGGCCGCGCCATGTCGCCTTTGGGTCGGCTGGCGCCGTCTTCGTGGCCGGGGAGAAGAATGCAACGGTCTGTCGGCTGTGGCTGGATTCGGCGGTAAGCTGCCTTACTTCCGATGCCGCGGTGCCTTCTCTGCTGCACGCAGAGATCGGAGGCGAATGTCTGCCGTCCGAGATCATCGCCCTTTCCAATGGCAACATTGTTGTGGCCAATCGTGGCCCCGACGTCGTGACGATCTTGGATGGGAACGGCGCCATTCCGCGCGCGATCGCGGATGTTCCCTGCGGTGGGGCGTGGCCGCGCCATATGTATCTTGCCGGCGACGATCTTTATGTCGCCAACCGTCGATCGGATTCTGTGTCGCATCTCAGGCTGTCCGCCGATGGGCATGGACTTGAAGGCAGGGCGCATGTGAGCGTCGACAATCCTCTCTGTCTGGCAATGCTGCAGGTGTAGCAAGTCAATGGCTTTTTACATTTCGATCGCATACATCGACGTCTTTGGCGCGCTACTTTGCGATTGTGTCGTAGAGTTGAGAATAAATTCGATAACAGCGGGAATTTAAGCTTATCGTTCCACGATATCTCGGGAGGAAATTCGAATGAACAGAAGCAGAATCTTGGCCGCACTTGGCGCACTCAGCCTTGTCTTGATCAGCGGTTTCTCCGCAGCTCAAGATTTGCCGCAGCCCCCTGCTGCCGGCGTCAGCGCGCGGGTAGACGCCATCAGGAAGGCTGGCGCTCTGCGCGTCGGCGTCTTGGCGAATAGTCCGTGGCTGATTCAGAACACCGAGGGACAAGGTGAGCCTTGGAGGGGGCCGGCTTGGCTGCTCGCCAAGACGTATGCTAAGCTCCTGAACGTGGAGTTGCAGGAGGTGCCGGTTTCGTCGGAGACTCGCATTCCGGTGCTGGCATCCAACCAAGTCGATCTAACAATAACCGCTCTCAGCGAGACGCCCGAACGTCTGAAGGTGCTTGATTTTATCAACTATTCCACCACCAGCAACTGCCTCATCGGGCGTAAGGACAATCCCAAGCTCGCTAATATCACCTCGATCGACGAACTCAATTCGCCGGACATGGAGATCGTGTATGTCACTGGTGGTCCCTATCTTCCTTGGCTGAAGGCGCGCCTCCCCAACGCTCGCATGCGTGGCGTGACGGACTTCCTGTCCGAGGTCATAGCCGGCCACGCCGACCTGGGTCCCTACAACAAGATCTCGGCGGGCGTACTGCTCAAGAAGAATCCGGACGTGATAGCTTTCCCGAGGGAGAATAACTGTCAGGACAGCAAGGAGCAGCTGATTGATATGGGCATGGGAGTCGACAAGAACCAGCCGGAATTCCTAGCTTGGACTCGCGCTGTAGCTGACGCGATGAAGGCCGAGCTCAGCGCGGAAGAAGCGCGTGCCATAGCGTCTCTAAAATAGGTTCGGAAGGCGGGCGGACTAGCGGTCGCCTGCTTTCTGAGAGCGTTTCGGATGTTTGATTTCTCAGTATTATCCCAGCTGCCGTTCCTTCTCAGCGGTTTCGAGATCACTGTCCTATTGGCGCTGACCACCGCGGTTACGACAACGGTGACGGGGCTCGTCCTAGCCATCGGGCGCCTCTACGGCCCGAAGTGGCTGAGCGTAATAGTGACCTTCTATATAGATACCATGCGCGCCATTCCCGAACTGGCCGTGCTTGTCTGGATCTATTTCTCGGTCCCCATTCTTATCGGTCTGCCCCTGCCGCCTTTCTGGGCGGCGCTGTTGGCGATGACGATCCAGGTGTCAGCCTATGCCGCGGAGATGTATCGCGCCGGCATCACCTCCGTTCGTCGCGGCCAGACGCAGGCCGGCCTCTCCCTTGGCATGTCGGGCTGGGAGATTCTGACCCGCATTCTACTGCCGCAGGCCTTTATCCGAATGTTGCCAAACTACGGCTCGTTTCTTACCGTGGTCATTAAGGACACAGCGATTGCATCTATGGTTGCCGTTCCCGAGCTCATGCGCAATTCGGAGGCTCTCGCGATGCAGATATACCGGCCGGTCGAACTCTACACGATCGCCATCATCTTGTATTTTTGCCTGCTGTTCCCGACCACACGTCTGATCAACATAATCTACCGGCGCATCGCGCATCTGGGGCGTTCATGAAATACGACTGGTCGGTTGTATGGGAGTATCGCTGGGAGCTCTTGGGCGGCGTCTACGTTACCTTCATCATCGCGCTATTGACCATGGCGATAGCGATTCCGCTGGGGATCGCGGTGATGATGCTGCGACAATCCGGCAACGCGGTGCTGCGCTGGTGCGGCGGCTTCTTTGTCGAGTTCTTTCGCAACATCCCGCTGATACTGCTTGTTGTCTGGGTCTTCTACGCGATTCCGATCTTCTTTGGAGTGCGGATGGGCAACTTCGCGACTAGTGTAACCGCGCTGGTTCTCGGCATTGCTGCCTACAACGCCGAGAATTTCCGCGCTGGTGTAAACTCCGTACGGCGCGGCCAGTCAGAGGCAGGTCTGGCACTCGGCATGAGTCAGTGGCAGGTGACGCGCGTGGTTGTCTTGCCGCAGGCGATCCGCCGCGTTGTCCCGGTGCTGGCATCGACCTGGGTCTCACTGTTCAAAGCGACTTCACTGGTCTCAGTGATCAATGTGGTGGAGTTGAGCTATGTCGGCACGGCCATCCGCGGCGAGACATTCCGCGTCCTCGAGATCCTCACGGCGGTGGCCGTGATATATTGGCTATTGGGATACCCGCAGGCGAAGCTCGCCGATTTCCTGAACCGAAAATATGGAGTCGTCGAGTGATTGCAGATCTGCCTGCGCGCAAGAACCAGGACGCAGTCCCTATAATCCAGTATGTGGATGTCGCCAAGAGCTTCGGCTCGGTCCAGGTGCTGAACGGCGTCAACGGGCGCGTTAACAAGGGAGAGGTCGTCTGTCTGATTGGACCGTCCGGCTCCGGGAAAACGACCCTGCTACGTTGCACCAACGCACTTGAAATCCCCACCGGCGGCCGGATCCTCTTCGAGGGGCAGACCGTTCCTTCCGAGCCGAAGAAGGCTAAGGTCGTCCGTCGGCACATGGGAATGGTGTTCCAGAGCTTCGAACTGTTTCCCCATATGACGGCGCTTCAGAATGTCATGGTGGGACCACGCACCGTGATGAAGATCTCGGCAAAGAAGGCGAAGAATCGCGCCGAAATGTTGCTCGGAAAGGTCGGGCTCTTGCATAAGTCGGGCAGCTATCCCAGCGAGCTATCCGGCGGGCAGCAGCAGCGTGTGGCAATCGCCCGCTCGCTTGCGATGGATCCCCGCGTCATGCTGTTCGACGAGCCAACCTCGGCGCTTGATCCCGAAACGGTTGGCGAAGTCCTCGGTGTGATGAAACAGCTGGCGCAGGAGGGCATGACGATGGTTGTCGTGACCCATGAGATGTCTTTCGCGCGCCGCGTAGCCGACTGGGTCATAGTTTTCGACAAGGGTCAGATCATCGAGCAGGGCCCGCCCGTGCAGATATTCGAACAACCGCTTGTGAAGCGGACCCAAGACTTCCTCGGTCATCTAAGCTGGGGCGGCTGAGTCACCCCGCAATGCCGGTACATCGACCCGGCGCGGTTCAGGGGGCGAAATGACACCCCTCATGAGCGATTTAGGTTTTCCGGACACGGTTAAGCTACCCCGCCTGCGCTTGGTTGGTCAATTGATATAGCCTGTGCACGGTGCTGGAGATGCTGACCGAATCGATGGTTTGTCATACTCTCATCCGCGGATTTTTAACCGACTGACTAGGACCAACTCGCCTCGACCATCATGGTGCGAGCCAACGCATTGCCAATCTTCGTAATGCGTCCGCGCCTTGTCGTGCTGCCGCTCGAATGCTCACTCGGCACCAGTCCCAGCCAGGCGTCACGACACGAAAGTGGTGAATCTGTCCGACATTTGAGAACATAGAGTGATCAAGCGGCCAGCATGGACGTTTCTCGCCGAAGTGGCCTGAGGTCGAGGCTGTCAGTCGGGGTCCAGATGTAGTCGCCGGTGAGGCTGATATGCTGCCATCCGAGCGGGGTGATGTGCTTGATCACGTCGGCAGGCGTGGCAATGCCTTCGCGATTGAGCTCGGCGAAAGTCGGTTCGAGATATAATGTGTTCCAGTAAACGATGGCATTGATAAGCAGGTTCAGCCCGGACGCCCTGTAGAACTGGCTCTCGAAGGTTCGGTCCCGCAGTTCTCCGAGCCGATTGAAGAACAGCGCCCGGGCCAGGGTGTTCTGGGCCTCGCTCTTGTTGAGGCCGGCGGTGGCGTTCCTGCGCATTTCAGGGTTCTGCCACCATTGCGGCAGGAAGATGGATCGATTGATGCGTCCGATGTCGCGCAAGGCGAGCGCCAGTCCGTTTTGGCGCGGGAACGCGGACAGTTTCGCCAGCAAGGTCGAAGGCCGCACCTGCCCGGAACGGATCGTGGTAACGAGACGCAGGATGTCATCCCAGTTTGCCTTGATCCGTTCGACGTTGATGGGTTCGCCGACGAGCGGTACGAGGTTTTCGGGAGGCGTGTCGCCCGGGAATAGATAGAGCCGGCGATCCTTGAGGCCGCGGAACCGGGGCACGAGCTGGAACCCGACAAGATGGCAAAGAGCGAAGCTCATGTCGCTGACCCCGCCGGTGTCGACATAATGGGTTTCGATGGCGAGATCGCTGCCATGATAGAGCAGACCGTCGAGAACGTAGATGGCCTCGCTCGCATTGGCGTTCATGGCGATGATGTGGAAAGCGCCATACTGGTCGGAGGTGAAGCGATAAAACTTGGCGCCGGGGTTAGGGCCATAGCGGGCGTTGAGATCGCCGATCGCCTCGGCGTGCCCTCCCGCCGGAAAATACTGCCCGTCCGAGGATGAGGTGGTCCCGTCGCCCCACAGCCTTGCAAGAGGCAATTGCCTCTGGGCATTGACGAGGATGGCATGCGCGCCGGTGTAACCCTCCTCCCGGATATGCCAGTCGTGCGCCCAGGCGAGCTGGCGCATCGTCAGCCCGGGGGAAACATCCGCCATTCTGGTGAGTCCGAGGTTGATGCCGTCCGCCAGAACGGCGGTAAGCAGGGCAAGCTTGTTGTCGGCCGTGCGCCCGGTGCGCAGATGGGTGAACGCATTCGAAAATCCCGTGCGGGCGTCCACCTCAAGCAGCAGGTCGGTGATGCGGACGGCAGGCAGCCGGTTTTCCACCTTCGGTTTCAGCGCCTTCGCGATGTCCGGGAACATGGCCTTGTGCGGCGTGATGCTGAAACCCGCGTCGGCCAATTCGACATCGTCGAGCTCACCGGCTTCTGCCAGACGGGAAAGCTCGCTCAGCCCGTCGTTCAAGGTCTGGCGCTGTTGCTTCAGATAGATTTCTACATCGGTATCGACTGCGACCGGAAGCGGACCTTCCTCGCGCATCAGCTCGAATGTCGGCGCGGGAATGAGGAAGCTCTCGAAGGACTGGAATCGCTTCGCGCCCTCCACCCAGACATCGCCGGCATCGAGGCGGCGTTTCAATTCGCTGAACAGGCAGAGTTCATAGGCCCTGCGATCGATCTTGCCATCCTGCAGGATGAGCGGCATCCAGCCTTTCGGTGCAAAGGATATGGGAGCTCTGTCGGGTATCGCTCTTTTCCCTTTGCGGTACAGATCGGCGACCATGGATAGCGCGCGCAGGAGATTCGCCGCCACGGCGTGGCCACGAAACACGAACGTTGACAGGAATTCCGGCGCCATTTTCCGGATTGTCGGATAGCGCTGGAGCATTTCGATCTTGCCGTCGATGATGTCCGGGGCAATGAGCGTGTCGACCGCTTGGACACTGGTCGTGAAGGTCGGCCATTGAATGACCGCTTCGAGCGACCTGCCGATATCCTCGCCCTTCTGCCTGGCCTCGATGATTGCGTGGCAAACTTTCGAAACGTCCTTCAGCGGCTTCTGAACCTCCCGGACGGAACGGGTGATGCGGGCGGTCGCCTGATTGTCGGCTCGCCGCATCATGGCGCCGATTAGCTTTTTGAACACGTCGATTGCGGAATCGGTCAGATGGCGGGAAAGATGCAGGACCGTTGCTGCCAGCACGGCGTGCCGGCGTTCGGGATTGAGGTCGCGCGAATGCTGCGCGCTCATCCGCATCCCTTCTGCGGCGAGTTCGTCAAAAACTTTGGCCGGAATGCGCTCCATCAATTCCATTGGCAGGTTCAGTGACCGAAGAAGCTGAACGCGTTCAGCTATCCTGTCGAGATTGATGGCGGTAGGCGACAATGCCGGTGTTCTCGCCCAAGCAAGGATGGTCACGTTCGTCCCCGCACGCGGGTCGAGAAGTTTGTGGAGGTTACGTTTGTGGCCTTCCGAAAGCCCGCCAGCCAGAGCCCGGTGGGCGATGCGGATGCCACGCCGGATTGCAACGTGGATGATGGCTTCGAGTGCTCCGCGCGCCGGCAGGAGAATTCGCCGACGTCGCAATTCCTCCACAACCATATCCGCCAAAACATCGGCCCGGCGCAGGGTTTGCGCAGCCGGCGTCAACCAGCCGGTCAGTGCCCGCACGTCCGAAGGCGCAAATGGGCGCATCTTCATTTTCTCGAAAAGCAGGGCGAGGTGCTCGCGGCGTGTCTGCGGGCGCTCGAAATATCGGTCGATCTCGCGATGATCGGCGCCGATCTGCCGGGCCAGGAACCGCAAGACGCCGGAAGGCAGGATCTCACCATCCGCGAGCGGCCTGCCTGGAAAACGCAAAATCGCCAAAACGCAGGCCAGACCCAGGCGGTTCGCTGCACGGTTCTGCCGCATGATCAAATCGAGATCCGACTGGTCCAGCGTGTAATGTTTGGCGATCTCTCTTTCGTCGTCCGGGAGCGCTGTTGCCTGGCACCACCATGTTTCGCTCAGCAATGCTCTTCGAGCCATTCATCACCCTCCCTTTCATCGCGGACGCTGCACCGAAGTGGAAAATGCCTGTCCGGGAAACGGTCGTTTCGCGGCTTCCACAGATTCCGTCCGTAAATCTTGCCATTCGACGGCAAACCGGACATTGTCCGAATTCAATGGGAAAGCGGACAACTCACACGTCATGACCTCGATCGGCTACGCAAGGGTATCCACCGGCGACCAGGATACGGCGCTTCAACTCGATGCGCTGCGCAAGGCGGGCTGCGAGAAGCTGTTCGAAGACAAGGCATCGGGTGTGAAAACCGATCGGCCGGGGCTTGCCGAAGCTGTGCGCTATGCCCGAGACGGCGACACGCTTACGGTCTGGAAGCTCGATCGCCTGGGCCGATCGATGAAGCACCTGATCGAGATCGTCACGGAATTGGAGGCCAAAGATGTCGGCTTCCGATCTATCACCGAAAACATCGACACCACGACACCCGGCGGTCGCCTGGTCTTCCATCTGTTCGGGGCGCTGGCCCAGTTCGAACGCGATCTCATCCGGGAAAGAACCCGCGCCGGACTACAGGCAGCAGAGGAAAGGGGTCGGCGCGGAGGCCGGCAAGCTGTCGTCACGCCGGAGAAGCTCGCTAAGGCCCGCCAGCATCTGGCTGCCGGCCTCAATGTTCGCGAAGCCGCCGCGCGTGTGAAAATCGGCAAGACCGCGCTCTACGAAGCCCTCAAAGCCGAAAAATGAGCCGCACCCACCGTCAAACCGGCGTGAGTTCTTCATGCGTTCTCAAATGTCGGACAGATTCATCACTTTCGTGTCGTGACGCCCACGGGGATCTCGCCCAGGATCGGGGCGGCGATCGGCAGCACCGCCGCAGCCTGTTCGCGGGCTTGCGGCTCGGGCGCGGAGGGACGGCCGAAGGTCCGCAGCAGGACCGCGCTTCGCCGGCCCAGGAGCGGCCGCAGACGGCCGAGACGCCCCGGCGCGGCATGTTCGACGGCTTGAAGCTCAACGCCCGCTCTCAGCCTTCCCAGGATCGCGGCGAGGCATCGGCCGGGCCGGTAAGGGAAGAAGGCTTGGCGTCGGCGCCGGCGCAGGATCGGCAGGGCGGGCGCTTGCGGCCGCCGTCCGACATGGAGCGCGCGGTTGACCGCTATGCGCGGGCATACGATGCGGCCGACCGCAACGCGCGGCAGGGCGTTCCCATCCTCGAAGCGCAAAAGCGCGAGATTCGCGCAGCGGGGCTTGGGCTCGACCAGGCCCGGCCGGGAACGGCGGCGCTCATGGCGTCGGCGCTGGAACAAGACCCCGGCACGCGGCGGGCCATGACGGAGCTTTCCGGCCGGGATCGCGTCGGGCAGCTCATGGCCGGCATGGAGCGGGAGCGCACGGCGCTGGCGGACCCGAACGTCAGGGCCGACCGCTTCGTGGACCGCTGGCAGGAGCTACAGGGACAGCACCGGCAGCTTCGCGGCTGGCAGCATGACAAGGTGCGCGAAAAAGTCGAGGGTGTCATGCGTGGCATGGTCAAGGTCCTTGAGCGCGACCCGCAGGTGGAATCCATCCTGCGCAATCGCCGGCAGGACCTCGGCATCGGCCATACCCGCCAGGGCGAAAGCCTCTCTCACAGCATGGAGCAGAGCCTTACGCGCGGGCGCGGCCGGAGCATGGGGCTTGAACGGTAGGGAGACGCCATGACGGACGACAGGGAGAGATTCGAGCCGCAGGCCCCGGCCGAGGACGCCGGCGACCCGGCCCAGGCGTTCGAGGCGTTGCGGCGATCGGTGGAGAAGCTGACCCGCGACCTTGGCGGCGAAATGACCGTCATCCGGCGCGGCGTGGAAACGGCGTTCGACCAGCTTGAGAAACTACAGCAGCCGACCGACTACGGACCCGATCTCGGCCGCATCGTCCAGCAGCTCGCCCATGTCGGTGAACGCCTTGAGGCGGTCGAGCAATCGCCGGTGCTGCGCAACGGCCCGGAACATTACGCCCGCGC
It includes:
- a CDS encoding amino acid ABC transporter permease codes for the protein MFDFSVLSQLPFLLSGFEITVLLALTTAVTTTVTGLVLAIGRLYGPKWLSVIVTFYIDTMRAIPELAVLVWIYFSVPILIGLPLPPFWAALLAMTIQVSAYAAEMYRAGITSVRRGQTQAGLSLGMSGWEILTRILLPQAFIRMLPNYGSFLTVVIKDTAIASMVAVPELMRNSEALAMQIYRPVELYTIAIILYFCLLFPTTRLINIIYRRIAHLGRS
- a CDS encoding beta-propeller fold lactonase family protein: MIRYLYAAMEADERSPGGIACMALVDDGVPAPMVLASDVLAGFLATHPRLSLLYAASNRADADVRVLRCLPDGTLEAKGVAPIGTNGINYLELDADHALIVMASMRDGCVMTCRVAPNGLLQGPVRRFGQHAGTRFHQARFTPDQRHVVATDIGRDRVTLFACGADGELVERGGVDLPGMGPRHVAFGSAGAVFVAGEKNATVCRLWLDSAVSCLTSDAAVPSLLHAEIGGECLPSEIIALSNGNIVVANRGPDVVTILDGNGAIPRAIADVPCGGAWPRHMYLAGDDLYVANRRSDSVSHLRLSADGHGLEGRAHVSVDNPLCLAMLQV
- a CDS encoding amino acid ABC transporter ATP-binding protein, coding for MIQYVDVAKSFGSVQVLNGVNGRVNKGEVVCLIGPSGSGKTTLLRCTNALEIPTGGRILFEGQTVPSEPKKAKVVRRHMGMVFQSFELFPHMTALQNVMVGPRTVMKISAKKAKNRAEMLLGKVGLLHKSGSYPSELSGGQQQRVAIARSLAMDPRVMLFDEPTSALDPETVGEVLGVMKQLAQEGMTMVVVTHEMSFARRVADWVIVFDKGQIIEQGPPVQIFEQPLVKRTQDFLGHLSWGG
- a CDS encoding transporter substrate-binding domain-containing protein, producing the protein MNRSRILAALGALSLVLISGFSAAQDLPQPPAAGVSARVDAIRKAGALRVGVLANSPWLIQNTEGQGEPWRGPAWLLAKTYAKLLNVELQEVPVSSETRIPVLASNQVDLTITALSETPERLKVLDFINYSTTSNCLIGRKDNPKLANITSIDELNSPDMEIVYVTGGPYLPWLKARLPNARMRGVTDFLSEVIAGHADLGPYNKISAGVLLKKNPDVIAFPRENNCQDSKEQLIDMGMGVDKNQPEFLAWTRAVADAMKAELSAEEARAIASLK
- a CDS encoding Tn3 family transposase, yielding MARRALLSETWWCQATALPDDEREIAKHYTLDQSDLDLIMRQNRAANRLGLACVLAILRFPGRPLADGEILPSGVLRFLARQIGADHREIDRYFERPQTRREHLALLFEKMKMRPFAPSDVRALTGWLTPAAQTLRRADVLADMVVEELRRRRILLPARGALEAIIHVAIRRGIRIAHRALAGGLSEGHKRNLHKLLDPRAGTNVTILAWARTPALSPTAINLDRIAERVQLLRSLNLPMELMERIPAKVFDELAAEGMRMSAQHSRDLNPERRHAVLAATVLHLSRHLTDSAIDVFKKLIGAMMRRADNQATARITRSVREVQKPLKDVSKVCHAIIEARQKGEDIGRSLEAVIQWPTFTTSVQAVDTLIAPDIIDGKIEMLQRYPTIRKMAPEFLSTFVFRGHAVAANLLRALSMVADLYRKGKRAIPDRAPISFAPKGWMPLILQDGKIDRRAYELCLFSELKRRLDAGDVWVEGAKRFQSFESFLIPAPTFELMREEGPLPVAVDTDVEIYLKQQRQTLNDGLSELSRLAEAGELDDVELADAGFSITPHKAMFPDIAKALKPKVENRLPAVRITDLLLEVDARTGFSNAFTHLRTGRTADNKLALLTAVLADGINLGLTRMADVSPGLTMRQLAWAHDWHIREEGYTGAHAILVNAQRQLPLARLWGDGTTSSSDGQYFPAGGHAEAIGDLNARYGPNPGAKFYRFTSDQYGAFHIIAMNANASEAIYVLDGLLYHGSDLAIETHYVDTGGVSDMSFALCHLVGFQLVPRFRGLKDRRLYLFPGDTPPENLVPLVGEPINVERIKANWDDILRLVTTIRSGQVRPSTLLAKLSAFPRQNGLALALRDIGRINRSIFLPQWWQNPEMRRNATAGLNKSEAQNTLARALFFNRLGELRDRTFESQFYRASGLNLLINAIVYWNTLYLEPTFAELNREGIATPADVIKHITPLGWQHISLTGDYIWTPTDSLDLRPLRRETSMLAA
- a CDS encoding amino acid ABC transporter permease, yielding MKYDWSVVWEYRWELLGGVYVTFIIALLTMAIAIPLGIAVMMLRQSGNAVLRWCGGFFVEFFRNIPLILLVVWVFYAIPIFFGVRMGNFATSVTALVLGIAAYNAENFRAGVNSVRRGQSEAGLALGMSQWQVTRVVVLPQAIRRVVPVLASTWVSLFKATSLVSVINVVELSYVGTAIRGETFRVLEILTAVAVIYWLLGYPQAKLADFLNRKYGVVE
- a CDS encoding recombinase family protein — protein: MTSIGYARVSTGDQDTALQLDALRKAGCEKLFEDKASGVKTDRPGLAEAVRYARDGDTLTVWKLDRLGRSMKHLIEIVTELEAKDVGFRSITENIDTTTPGGRLVFHLFGALAQFERDLIRERTRAGLQAAEERGRRGGRQAVVTPEKLAKARQHLAAGLNVREAAARVKIGKTALYEALKAEK